The following DNA comes from Halostagnicola kamekurae.
GACCCACCGGAGGGGTTCGGCGCTCTCTACGTCACGCCTCTCCGCGCGCTGAACCGCGATATGCGCGACCGACTCGAGTGGTGGGGCGACTACCTCGACCTCGAAGTCGACGTTCGCCACGGCGATACGACCCAGTACCAGCGTGGCAAGCAGGCCGAAAACCCGCCCGACGTTCTCGTCACGACGCCCGAAACGCTGCAGGCGATGTTGACCGGAGAGCGACTACGGGAGGCCCTCGAGGACGTTTCCCACGTCGTGATCGACGAGGTCCACGAACTGGCGGCGTCGAAACGAGGCGCACAGCTTTCGATCGGGTTGGAACGCCTTGAAGCGCTCGCCGGCGACATGCAGCGAATCGGCCTCTCGGCGACGGTGGGCGACCCGGGGGAAGTCGGCCAGTTTCTGACGGGCGGAAAGCCCTGTACGATACAGGAGATCGACGTCGGGAGCAACGTCGACGTCTCCGTCCGCGAACCGGAGGTAACCGACGAAGACGAACGACTCTCCGGAAAGCTCATGACAAGCGCTGAGACGGCGAGTCACGTCCGGTTGATTCGGGACATTGTTGCGGACCACGAATCGACGCTCATCTTCGTCAACACCCGACAGACGGCCGAAGCGCTCGGCTCGAGGTTCACCGAACTCGAGTTGCCGATCGGCGTCCACCACGGCTCGCTCTCGAAGGAAGCCAGGATCGACGTGGAGGATCGGTTCAAACGCGGGGAGCTCGACGCGCTGCTTTGTACCTCGTCGATGGAGCTCGGGATCGACGTGGGGCGGGTCGATCACGTCGTCCAGTACCAGAGCCCGCGCCAGGTCGCGCGGCTCCTCCAGCGGGTCGGTCGAGCCGGCCACCGGCGGGACGAGGTCTCGAGCGGAACCGTCGTCACGACTCGGCCCGACGATACGTTTGAAGCGCTCGCGATCGCCCGACGCGCCCGCGAGGGGGAGGTCGAACCGGCGGCGATCCACGAGGGGAGCCTCGACGTGGTCGCCAACCAGATCCCCGGCTTCGTCCAGAGTCGCGGCTCGACGTTCGTCGAGGACGTCTACGAGACGATCCGCGGAGCCTACCCGTTCCGGGACCTCACCGAGGAGACGTTCCGAGACGTGCTCTCGGAACTGCACCGCAATCGGATCGTCTGGTTCGACGAGAGCGAGGATCGCATCGAGACGACTGGCGGAACCTGGCAGTACGTCTACGCGAACCTCTCGATGATCCCCGACGAGGCGACCTACGAAGTCCACGACATCGCCTCGGGCAAACAGATCGGGACGCTCGACGAGCGGTTCGTCGTCAACTTCGCCGCGCCGGGCGAGATCTTCGTCCAACGCGGCGAGATGTGGCGGATCGCCGAGATCGACGAAGACGAAGACGAGGTGAAAGTCAGCCCGATCGAGGACCCGGCGGGCGAGATCCCCTCCTGGATCGGTCAGGAGATCCCAGTCCCCTACGACGTCGCCCAGGAGGTCGGCGAGCTCCGGGGCGTCGCGGGTCCGCAGCTCGAGGCGGGAGCCGACGCCGGGAACGTCGCGCGCGAACTGGGTGGTCGCTACCCCGCCGACCACCACACGCTGTCGGAAGCCCTCTCGCAGCTAGAGGATCACGTCGAAACCGAGTCGGTCATGCCGACGCGGGATCGGATCGTGCTCGAGCGACAGGGTC
Coding sequences within:
- a CDS encoding DEAD/DEAH box helicase, producing the protein MIDGDVAAFTHLGETVRDALSERGFSTPTAPQRLAIPPLSSGEDTLVIAPTGSGKTETAMLPVFDDLVADPPEGFGALYVTPLRALNRDMRDRLEWWGDYLDLEVDVRHGDTTQYQRGKQAENPPDVLVTTPETLQAMLTGERLREALEDVSHVVIDEVHELAASKRGAQLSIGLERLEALAGDMQRIGLSATVGDPGEVGQFLTGGKPCTIQEIDVGSNVDVSVREPEVTDEDERLSGKLMTSAETASHVRLIRDIVADHESTLIFVNTRQTAEALGSRFTELELPIGVHHGSLSKEARIDVEDRFKRGELDALLCTSSMELGIDVGRVDHVVQYQSPRQVARLLQRVGRAGHRRDEVSSGTVVTTRPDDTFEALAIARRAREGEVEPAAIHEGSLDVVANQIPGFVQSRGSTFVEDVYETIRGAYPFRDLTEETFRDVLSELHRNRIVWFDESEDRIETTGGTWQYVYANLSMIPDEATYEVHDIASGKQIGTLDERFVVNFAAPGEIFVQRGEMWRIAEIDEDEDEVKVSPIEDPAGEIPSWIGQEIPVPYDVAQEVGELRGVAGPQLEAGADAGNVARELGGRYPADHHTLSEALSQLEDHVETESVMPTRDRIVLERQGRTVVLNAPFGHTTNETLGRMLSSLLGQQSGSSVGLETDPYRIELELPGSVATSDVIDVLEETDPDHVESILELGLKRSDALAFRLSQVSAKFGALKRWQGSGRISNDRLLSALEDTPMYEEAIREVFHEDLDVGRASRVLEAIQSGALEVVTTRGRTPVGLGGRSSGKELLAPENADASVINTVRERIQDDRIILLCTHCTEWKVKTKVGRVRDQPECPECGSTRIAALNPWAEEVVDAVRAAEKDDEQESMTERAYRSASLVQSHGKQAVIAMAARGVGPHNAAQIINKLRENEDEFYRDILSKERQYARTQAFWD